From the genome of Mustela erminea isolate mMusErm1 chromosome 3, mMusErm1.Pri, whole genome shotgun sequence:
GTCAAGaaccatttccaaataaggaaatggagggaaGGCTTCCTAAGGTAAGATCCCTAGCtaccattttgttaaaaatgttttttcagttTAAAGCCAACTACAAAagtcagttatttcttttttattttaatatccatttaGTCTACAATAAGAATCTAATAACATGATACTGTAATGATCttacaaataatatatagtacatatgtactacagatacatatatatccaaaagTCCTATGATTCTTAAGGTTcacattatctttctttttgacaagttCAAAGCAGATTTTCATTTAAGAATCacgaaatcaatttaaaaaagcacattttaCAGGTTTTTACTTTGTTCCATTCAGGTATGATTAAACTAAAAGATATCTTAAAAGTACAAAATGATGACACTTTTGTCTGGTAATAGTGCCTAAATGTCTGATGAAAtcacccaagaaacaaaacagaacatgaactattatttttctttcttctaattttcaAGCTTAAAAGTATTTTCTACAAACATCTTTTCTTCGTTCTGACATCTTAGGTGTGATAATTCTCTGCATTAAGAAAATTTGTCAGATTTACATTTTGGATTTTAGCACCATTTCTAACAACAGCAACACTTAGCAGTTTTTAGGATAGATTCCTTTGGACTTGCTTGTTAAGGTAAATATCAATTTGACCTTAAGGAAGAGGACTGTACTTTTTACCACTGACCTGTTGATTTtgcaattaagaaagaaaatgtgcactgaaaataaaatttccattcagAAGTTTCATAAGTGTAACTGACACATGGTGACACATTTCCCAGCTCTTACTGACATTTTAATGTTTGAGAAACTCTTACTTACACTAAATGGCTTCAGCAGTGCCCTATCTTTTACTGACAGGGAGCATTTGGAGAGATTGTGTCAACTGGTAGTTAGCACTAAGAGAAAACAATTCTAAATCACTTTAAATCTTCCAGAGAATTTCTGAAGGTCCAGGTTGAAACCAGTGTTAGGAAATTAGGTGAACAAAAGGATTCTGGACCTGCCTGAGCTACACTTGTGCCATCTTGTAGAGCTGGGGTGGAAGTGAGCTGGTGTCCTGGAGCTTTACTTAAAACACACGCACACCTCCATCACCCCAACACCACCTCACTGCCACCTCACAACACCACCGCCCACCATACCCCCCCACCTCACCTCACCACCACTTTACCACCACACACTCCTACACCTCCACGCCAGCACTCCagaagctcccccacccccaccccagcagcagcagtagtATAACTCTAGGCATTCTTTACTGGGAAGCTCAGGGCATCATTCGTCTGAGCAGCTGAGGGCAAGACATGATaatggaggggaaaggaagagtacagtgttttcattatttctgccCCATTCAGCCATCCAGAAGTCCTTGCTTTGATACTGGTGACATCAACCAGAGTGGCAAGACTAGGCAAGTTCTTCAGTGAGGTCAACAGCCCCTCCCTTTTTCTTAGAAGGCCAACCCAGGACCTAGACCGTGCCTCCACTGAGTCACGCTTCACATGGTTGGCACAATGGACCCTGAGATTCAGGTCTtctgttaatttcttttctctctccatatgtgaataatcctttaagcATAATATATTTGTCCTTCCCAGAAGTTTTCTTGTGGAAAAGCACATCTTTGTATAATCGACAAAAATAATCTTATGTTGTCCGAGGTACATTATTGAGAAACTGGGGGATTCAGACTCGGAACAGTTCTCAGCAGAGAGGGCCGGCCAACCTGAGGTAGCTTAGTTATAGAAGCATCCGGGAGAACCAGTCTGGGGAACCACCGGACACATCTGTTGCTGCTGCTCCAGCCTTCTAGATTGATCTTCAGTTGTCTGGGAGCCATGAGGAGCTGGATGATGGAGGAAGATAGGATTATTTTTGCCCGAATTCTTATAAGGCCTAACTTCTGAAGAAGTACGACTACATTATATCTCCTCTTCAAAAACCTTCTCCCCTTGTTATAGAAGCCTATAGTTCTTTCAGTGAGGGAGCagactttattcttttcaaaaaatgaggGACAGGAAGTAAGGACTGAAATCTAGTAAATTCCAGCCACCAAAGGGAAGATGCGCAAAGCTCTTTCTGGCTGGTCAGGTTTGACCCCTCAGGGCACTTTAGCAGCATGCCTGTCCGCATGGCTTACCACTGTTGCCTTGCCATTGTCCAGTTAACTTGAGCATCTCCCATACAGAAAATAAAGGGCAGGATGGACAGGGActatttttgtctctgttttaatCGCTGTAGCTTTAAAATCTGAGTATTCAAGCCACAGTAGGTATTCAGAACGTGAATAATAAATGAAGACAtgaacttttttggggggggtggtctcaaaacagaaaaagtagtaaaaatggTAAATTCACATCTGAAATAATatccttcacatttttttttccctagaaataTCTCTTCCCAAATTACCCAGAATCCCACCCAATCtgcatttggttttgttttgtattttccatgAAGGTAATGGGGTTAGTAAGATGGAGACTTTAGAGACTGGCTAGTTAGTCATGTAGGAACTGAAGTAAGCCGCTTTAAGGGCAGCCATGGACAGAGTGTAGCTGAGTGAAATCACACTTACGAAGTTTTGATTTTCCTTCCTGGCCTGTGATAAGTAGCAGCCACTGAATTCTTTATTCGTCCAAAACCCAAGTTTGTCACATCTTGAACTAGGCTAACTggttgagggagaggagaaaaacagtttaaaacCACCAGGAtcagagtggattttttttttatatatatcttgGGATTATAGGTCAAAATttcaagattaaaattttttgcaCAACTGAAAAAGACTGCCCAGTATAATGATTCTAAAGGTTTACCTAGGTCCTTAAGTGTGTGTGAGtaatgaattacattttaattcagttttctgATTTAGTCCTATTGCTATTTAGTGATaccaaaacaacttaaaaatcaCAATCTTAGAACATGGAAGTACACACTGAGTGGATTTTCTATATATCCTGAAAATGTATGTTCCCAAAGTCTGAGACTTTTAAACTCAAAATTTAGGCATACCAggtgtttaacatttaaaaaatatatttataggaaaTAAGACTTACTAAAGCTGAATTATCTGTTACATTTAGTTCATCCTGTGGCTGCTGAAAACATTTACTCAGTTTCAAGTTGTTTGAAAGTTCCTGACttctaaattcttaaaaagagatTCAGATGTGATAATTTACAGATCTCAAAgcaagattattattttaattcaagtattCATACCCAGCcaaaatagattaataaatgtCTAATTGGAACATATGATctgagcaaaaaggaaaaaaaaaatcttttaaaaccataTTGGATAATGTGTCTGAGAAAACTCCAGCAATTAATGATATGGCTAAAAGATAAGACTattgtcaaatcactattttCCTATCTGACTGGGATATACAGGGTATTTGTGGTAAAGTTAAAAGTTAAGACCTATCATCCCTTGAGCAAATGGGCTTCCTGTCCTCTTGCTCTCTGGTTATGATGAAGAGCTGCTCCCCTTGGGTGCCTGGTGGAGCATCAGTCACACTGTGGTTGGATTATTctagacagaaacagagacaccTTACTCACATTTGTGAGGACAGACTTAGAATAGCCCCAGGCCAAACAAGGTGGATCTCACTAAATTCTGTCCTGGGTGTCACACTGTCCTCTTTCCTGCAAACACTCCCACCTTTGTTACCTGCTTGTGGTTCTGATTATCAGGCCCACATGGACTGGGCCAGTTGTCCAGAGAATAAACCATACATAAGTTACCTTTGTATAGGCTGTCatctcctttaaatatttttttattatatattggaAAACAGGCAATTACCCTCTCCACAGTCACTGAATGCTTTGAAGAGAAATGAGCACCTCTTACCCAGACTCATGTTGGGCCCTGTCTCACACTAGAAACTGTCCTCAGAAACCTGACTCTGGGGAATGCTGCCTCCCACATGGCTGGGCACAGCCATTAGAGAAGCACTTGATTCTCCTGAAGCCAAGGCAGCGAGTGTTTAATTACTTCATGCCCCCACAGACCTAATATTTACATTCAGGTGAACTGTGTTTAATATGTAAACTCTGTTTGCAAAACATCTGGAGTTCAAGGATaaaaggcaggagggagaagaaaaaatttcaaatggtTTCAGAAACATGACTacgtgtctttgtgtgtgtgtgtttgtgtgtgtgtgtccccacctggttttcagggaagacttcctgtcCCAAAGGAAGTGAACCGCAAGAAGGATGAGCAGATTGAGGCCGCCTCCCTGACTCCACCTGGCAGCAGTGAACTCCACTCCCCAGGCATCGGTTACCTCCACTCTTTTTAATTGTCACACCTCCATTTGTATTACATATGGTGTATGGGTATTGATGAGGTCATGGTATCAtatatgggatttttttctgtgtaaatcATCAAGTATAAGAAGAAACTATGGGACTCTGAGCCTTGCTTTAGAGAATTTACAGTGGACAAATAGGTATCATCAAACCAGTTTTTAATCATTCTGACTCAAGTGAAACCGCTCAGAATTTCACACTGTGAATCCACGTTTACAACCCTTACAGGTGGGCCTTCAGGCCTGGTTCTCAACAACGGTGTCTTCCACAACTCAAACTCCCTCTGCTCTCACACAACCGGTCCACTCCTGCCTTTTCACTCACATAGCTCCCGACGGCTTCTCGCAGAGGCTGAgagtccccattttttttttccatttagatgTAATAAGCCTAGTAGTTTATGTTCATCGATTGtctgtatatctatattttatcCATGTACTCTTTTGATGTATAGAAGTAGTTTGAAACTCATTGTTTCCTTGTGGTAAGTGACCGAGATGCTGCCACAGGACCTGAGACACTGATGAATGGTGCTATTTTGGACTTTCAACATGCTCCTTGGCGAGGTAGCTCTGATggagttatattttatttccatgttctAAGAAGGTGTTGGTACTCTGTTTCCCTGAATGTTGTTCTCTAGACTGGATTGACTTGTTTTCCTCGTGTCTTCAGTGTGGCTTTCTTCTTCAGCGTTGTAGGTTGAGTGAACGCTaccagagagagtgagagactcACGTCTCGCAGGATGGCACTCACGGACAAGCAGTCCCAGTAGCGGGAGCAATCACAAAACTGTAATTTACTTACCAAATCTCTTCTTTCCGGTAGCCTCGCCTGCCTAgcttagagaaagaaaagcaataattTGACAGGCGTTTTTAGATGTCtcttttggttctttttgtttgaaggatatttggggggaagaaagggcaaaCGTTTCAAACAAATGCCCTctgaaaaataatccaaaacaaaacaaaacaaaaaaccctgccatCTGAGTCAGAATCTGAAAATTACACCTTTCCCCAAAATGAAGTTGGAAAAAAggtctttataaaatttttaaaaacctgaaaaaaggCAGAGCACTTTTCTTCAGCAATTTTGATAAGCAAGGTatagattttacatttttgtccttgctcccaatgaaatggataaacaaaaataaaaccagacaaTACCATCTACTCACGGATTGTTGTTGTGTTAGCCAGTCTGAAAGCCcaccttaatttttatataactgtCTTTCAGCTCTTCCTCGGACAGGGCAGGCTGTGTTCCGCCCTGTTCCGCGTCTGACTGTTACCGCCCATGCTGCATGCAGCGCACTTCTTCGTTCTCTTCTCGCTCCCCCATTCGCCTGAGTTTCTTGTGCAtcttcctgccccctcctttGTTAGAATAGGTATATCAGCCGTGTAAATAGAGCAAGAAAACAGTATTCTGCATCTGTGGCATTTATGTAGAGTTGCAGTTGTGCACTGCTGGAAATGCAGGCTTTTGTAACAATGTGATCTTTACTGATGCACTCACAACAGGTACCCAGtgtattttagctattttagtagtatttgttcaataaatatgcaAGCTGTAAGGTAACTGGCTTGGCTCGTCATTGGAGAGGCCTACTTCTGAATGATTGATTTCACTGGTTTGTGCTAGTTCGTGTGTTCTCAGAGCTCCCAGAGGAGACCAAAGGGCAAAGGTCAAAAGGGAGAGAATCAGCTCTGCCTTTCACGTGTGTTCCCTTCCGAAGGTTCTATGGGATTACGGGCGAGGCTATGGCACTCTATCCAAAAGATACGAGACCTCCCTTCCTCAGGGAATATTTGCACTTATACATAGACAAAAGGCTTCCGCTTGGAGGAAGATGAGAATTTGAGGCGGGATTTTAAGTCATTAGTTCATATGTACCCAGCTACCTGGGATCTAGCACGTGATGAGATGGCATCACCAGAGGTCTCCTGTGACCCCCACAACCAGAAATTCAGGCGGTTCATCCTCTCCCTGCGCATGAGAAATGCAGCTGCTCCCTCCTCCATGAGGACGTAACTTCACCTGGTTTACCACAAGTTGCTGAAGTGGCTGGTTGTGTCCAGATACTTCAATTTCACCTGAACAGAGGCTAAGGCCCAGGCCTCTGAGATAAaggccagagaggagggagaggaaccaAAGGGGGCACGGCTCCCAACTGGGTGCTCAGCTTCTAGAAACTGGGGATCAGACGCCCACTTGACACCCGTGTGTCAGGAGGGACATTTATGCTGGGgagttatttttgaaattcacATGC
Proteins encoded in this window:
- the NREP gene encoding neuronal regeneration-related protein; the encoded protein is MVYYPELSVWVSQEPFPNKEMEGRLPKGRLPVPKEVNRKKDEQIEAASLTPPGSSELHSPGIGYLHSF